A genomic region of Salinibacterium sp. NK8237 contains the following coding sequences:
- the tkt gene encoding transketolase, producing the protein MAAFQWDHIDNKAVDTARILAADAVEKVGNGHPGTAMSLAPAAYLLFQKVMRRDPSDDQWIGRDRFILSVGHSSLTQYVQLYLAGYGLELDDLKALRTWGSLTPGHPEFGHTKGVEITTGPLGQGIASSVGFAYAARYERGLFDPEADAGTSPFDHFVYVIAGDGDLQEGVSSEASSLAGHQQLGNLIAIYDSNQISIEDDTNIAFTENVQMRYEAYNWHVQVVDWKKTGEYVEDVEALNTAIEDAKAVTDQPSLIILRTIIGWPAPSKQNTGKIHGSALGAEELAGTKKALGFDPEQSFVVDDDVIAHTRLAVERGKQQRAEWTETFDKWAVANPERKILLDRVLSGALPEGVEEALPQFEAGKDVSTRAASGKVLGAIGAIMPELWGGSSDLAESNLTTIAGGKSFIPSEHSTSEWSGNEYGRVLHFGIREHAMGAIINGIVLHGNTRAFGGTFLIFSDYMRPAVRLAALMAVPSIFVWTHDSIALGEDGPTHQPIEQLASLRMIPGMDVVRPADANETAWAWKTILERRNGPAGIALTRQNVPTFDRGDADATGETFASAANVAKGAYVLAEAPNGTPDVILIATGSEVQLAVEARETLKADGINARVVSAPSLEWFAEQSAEYRESVLPSTVRARVSVEAGVSTGWREYVGDAGRSISIDHFGASADYKTLFREFGITTEAVVAAARDSLDAV; encoded by the coding sequence ATGGCAGCTTTTCAATGGGATCACATCGACAACAAAGCGGTAGACACCGCTCGAATTCTGGCGGCAGATGCTGTTGAGAAGGTAGGTAACGGACACCCCGGTACCGCGATGAGTTTGGCGCCTGCAGCGTACTTGCTCTTTCAGAAGGTGATGCGTCGCGATCCAAGCGACGATCAGTGGATTGGCCGTGACCGGTTCATCCTCTCAGTGGGCCATAGCTCACTTACCCAGTACGTTCAGTTGTACCTTGCGGGGTACGGCCTCGAACTCGACGACCTTAAGGCTCTGCGTACGTGGGGCTCGCTTACTCCGGGACATCCCGAATTCGGTCACACCAAGGGCGTGGAAATCACCACCGGCCCTCTCGGTCAAGGAATCGCCTCGTCTGTTGGATTCGCCTACGCCGCGCGCTACGAGCGCGGACTGTTTGACCCCGAAGCCGACGCTGGCACCAGCCCTTTCGATCACTTCGTCTACGTCATTGCAGGCGACGGTGACCTTCAGGAAGGTGTTTCCTCAGAAGCATCGTCGCTCGCCGGTCACCAGCAGCTCGGCAACCTCATTGCTATCTACGACAGCAACCAGATTTCCATTGAAGACGACACCAACATCGCATTCACTGAAAACGTGCAGATGCGCTACGAGGCCTATAACTGGCACGTACAAGTCGTCGACTGGAAGAAGACAGGCGAGTACGTCGAAGACGTAGAAGCGCTCAACACCGCGATCGAAGATGCCAAGGCTGTCACTGATCAGCCCTCGCTCATCATCCTTCGCACCATCATCGGATGGCCAGCCCCCAGCAAGCAGAACACCGGAAAGATCCACGGATCCGCTCTCGGTGCAGAAGAACTCGCTGGTACAAAAAAGGCTCTCGGATTCGATCCGGAGCAGAGCTTCGTCGTTGATGACGACGTCATCGCTCACACCCGTCTAGCGGTTGAGCGCGGCAAGCAACAGCGCGCCGAGTGGACTGAGACCTTCGACAAGTGGGCCGTCGCGAACCCCGAGCGCAAGATTCTGCTCGACCGCGTTCTGTCCGGTGCATTGCCGGAGGGCGTCGAGGAGGCACTCCCCCAGTTCGAAGCGGGCAAGGATGTTTCGACTCGTGCCGCCAGCGGCAAGGTTCTCGGCGCAATCGGCGCCATCATGCCGGAACTGTGGGGCGGTTCGTCTGACCTCGCCGAGTCAAACCTCACCACCATTGCCGGCGGAAAGTCATTCATCCCGAGTGAGCATTCCACCAGCGAGTGGAGCGGAAACGAGTACGGCCGTGTACTCCACTTCGGTATCCGTGAGCACGCCATGGGCGCAATCATCAACGGCATCGTTCTTCACGGAAATACCCGCGCTTTCGGCGGTACGTTCCTCATCTTCAGCGACTACATGCGTCCTGCAGTTCGACTCGCCGCCCTCATGGCCGTGCCGTCGATCTTTGTCTGGACTCACGACTCGATCGCCCTCGGCGAGGACGGTCCTACGCACCAGCCGATTGAGCAGCTTGCCAGCTTGCGCATGATTCCTGGCATGGATGTTGTTCGCCCAGCCGACGCCAACGAGACCGCGTGGGCCTGGAAGACCATCCTCGAGCGTCGTAACGGCCCAGCGGGAATCGCCCTCACCCGCCAAAACGTGCCCACATTCGATCGTGGGGATGCCGACGCGACTGGCGAGACCTTCGCTTCAGCTGCGAATGTTGCAAAGGGAGCCTACGTGCTCGCGGAAGCGCCGAACGGAACTCCCGACGTGATTCTGATCGCCACCGGTTCCGAAGTGCAGCTCGCTGTGGAAGCGCGCGAAACGCTCAAGGCCGACGGAATCAACGCGCGCGTCGTTTCTGCTCCGAGTCTCGAATGGTTTGCCGAGCAGAGTGCGGAATACCGCGAGTCCGTTCTGCCTTCTACTGTGCGTGCACGCGTATCAGTTGAAGCTGGAGTATCAACCGGATGGCGCGAGTATGTTGGCGACGCAGGTCGCAGCATCTCGATCGATCACTTCGGAGCATCAGCCGACTACAAAACTCTCTTCCGTGAGTTTGGAATCACCACCGAGGCCGTTGTGGCCGCTGCACGCGATTCTCTGGATGCCGTCTAG
- the sufC gene encoding Fe-S cluster assembly ATPase SufC, with protein sequence MSVLSVKDLHVSVETEQGTKQILKGVDLEIKQGETHAIMGPNGSGKSTLAYTIAGHPKYHVESGSITLDGAEVLDMSIDERARAGLFLAMQYPVEIPGVKVADFLRTAKTALAGEAPALRPWIKEVNGAMKALRMDKTFSDRNVNEGFSGGEKKRNEILQLELLKPRFAILDETDSGLDVDALKIVSEGVNRAQESTGLGLLLITHYTRILRYITPDFVHVFVDGRVAEEGGPELADRLENEGYDRFLTDTSVA encoded by the coding sequence ATGTCAGTACTGTCAGTCAAAGACCTGCACGTCAGCGTCGAAACCGAGCAGGGTACGAAGCAGATCCTCAAGGGAGTGGACCTTGAGATCAAGCAGGGCGAAACCCACGCCATTATGGGCCCCAATGGGTCGGGCAAGTCGACCCTTGCCTACACAATCGCGGGTCACCCCAAGTACCATGTCGAAAGCGGTTCGATCACGCTTGATGGCGCGGAAGTGCTCGATATGAGCATCGACGAGCGCGCTCGCGCAGGTCTCTTCCTTGCCATGCAGTACCCGGTTGAGATTCCCGGCGTTAAGGTTGCTGACTTCTTGCGCACCGCGAAGACCGCTCTGGCTGGAGAGGCCCCCGCGCTTCGTCCCTGGATCAAAGAAGTCAACGGTGCGATGAAGGCTCTTCGTATGGACAAAACTTTCTCCGACCGCAATGTCAACGAAGGTTTCTCCGGCGGAGAGAAGAAGCGCAACGAGATCCTTCAGCTGGAACTCCTCAAGCCTCGCTTCGCGATTCTTGACGAGACCGACTCCGGCCTCGACGTCGATGCGCTCAAGATCGTGTCAGAGGGTGTCAACCGCGCACAGGAATCGACCGGCCTTGGTCTGTTGTTGATCACCCACTACACGCGCATTCTTCGCTACATCACGCCGGACTTCGTCCACGTCTTCGTTGACGGCCGCGTTGCAGAAGAGGGCGGCCCCGAGCTTGCAGATCGCCTTGAAAACGAAGGTTACGATCGATTTTTGACCGACACGAGCGTAGCGTAG
- a CDS encoding heme o synthase, translated as MDVTLEAPTQQERIGILRKIRAYVALTKPRVIELLLVTTVPVMVLAAGGIPSLWLVLATLVGGILSASSANAFNCYIDRDIDRVMARTKNRPLVTGELSDREALLFAWISGVGSVVWLGVLTNWLAAALSLFAILFYVFVYTLLLKRRTPQNIIWGGIAGCMPVLIGWAAVTNDLSWAAWILFAVVFLWTPPHYWPLSMKYRAEYQSVGVPMLAVVRGRAAVGLQVILYAWATVACSLLLVPVADMGIVYTLVASLSGAWFIIESHRLYSTAIRHGDVKAMRVFHSSISYLTLVFLAVGIDPLLPF; from the coding sequence ATGGATGTCACTTTAGAAGCCCCCACGCAGCAGGAACGCATTGGCATCCTTCGCAAGATTCGCGCCTACGTAGCGCTTACAAAACCGCGGGTTATCGAACTATTGCTCGTCACTACGGTGCCGGTCATGGTTCTCGCCGCTGGCGGCATCCCCAGTCTGTGGTTGGTATTGGCCACATTGGTTGGTGGAATACTCAGCGCATCCTCAGCTAACGCTTTCAATTGCTACATCGACCGCGACATCGACCGCGTAATGGCCCGCACTAAGAATCGCCCCCTTGTGACGGGCGAGCTCAGTGATCGCGAAGCACTTCTCTTTGCATGGATCAGCGGGGTTGGCTCGGTCGTGTGGCTAGGCGTGCTCACCAATTGGCTTGCAGCCGCACTGTCGCTGTTCGCGATCCTCTTCTACGTTTTCGTTTATACGCTCCTGTTGAAGCGTCGCACCCCTCAGAACATCATCTGGGGTGGCATCGCTGGCTGCATGCCCGTGCTTATCGGCTGGGCAGCCGTCACTAACGATCTTTCTTGGGCAGCCTGGATCTTGTTCGCTGTGGTCTTCTTGTGGACGCCGCCGCACTACTGGCCGCTGTCTATGAAGTACCGCGCTGAGTACCAATCGGTTGGCGTTCCCATGCTTGCTGTCGTTCGAGGCCGCGCCGCAGTGGGTCTCCAGGTCATCCTGTATGCGTGGGCGACCGTAGCCTGTTCGCTGCTTCTCGTGCCCGTCGCAGATATGGGAATCGTCTACACGCTTGTCGCGAGCCTCAGCGGCGCGTGGTTCATCATTGAGTCCCACCGCTTGTATTCCACAGCGATCCGCCATGGCGATGTCAAGGCCATGCGCGTGTTCCACAGCTCGATCAGCTATTTGACGCTCGTATTCCTCGCCGTGGGGATCGACCCGCTGCTGCCGTTCTAG
- the sufD gene encoding Fe-S cluster assembly protein SufD, with the protein MTVVTPEQHGLTAHSDGGWDASEKGFVPVQTRSARPQSFEHTDFALVNGLEAEWKLTPVKLIKPLLNDALDGAPYAIDTDAPEGISVEWVARDDARIASAGAPEERASANAWTNFEQALAITITGEEHSTVRISRSELGSTARAGHIVITARPHSNGTVIVESTGSALLSENVEVVVEEGATLNFVSVQDWADDAIHLASHFVQVGRSATLKHTIVSLGGKVVRVNPSVHLSGEGADGELYGLYFADAGQHLEQRVYLHHEAAQTRGRVNYKGALQGAGARTVWVGDVLIGPHAAGTDSYEQNRNLVLTEGTRADSIPNLEIETGDIQGAGHASATGRFDDEQLFYLQARGISEAEARRLVVIGFLSEIVQKVGDEQLEARLHIAIEAELEGTIS; encoded by the coding sequence ATGACCGTCGTTACACCAGAACAGCACGGACTCACGGCTCACAGCGACGGCGGATGGGACGCAAGCGAAAAAGGCTTCGTTCCCGTTCAGACTCGCTCAGCACGCCCTCAGTCTTTCGAACACACCGATTTCGCTCTCGTCAATGGGCTAGAAGCGGAGTGGAAGCTCACGCCAGTGAAGCTGATCAAACCGCTCCTCAACGACGCCCTTGACGGCGCTCCCTACGCGATCGACACTGATGCCCCTGAGGGCATCAGTGTCGAGTGGGTAGCGCGTGACGACGCGCGCATTGCTTCGGCAGGCGCCCCAGAAGAGCGTGCCTCGGCCAATGCCTGGACCAACTTTGAGCAGGCCCTCGCCATCACCATTACGGGCGAAGAGCACTCAACCGTGCGAATCTCTCGCTCAGAGTTGGGCAGCACAGCACGCGCCGGCCACATCGTGATTACCGCGCGCCCACACAGCAACGGCACAGTCATTGTGGAGTCGACTGGCTCCGCACTTCTCAGCGAGAACGTTGAGGTCGTTGTTGAAGAAGGCGCGACGCTGAACTTTGTGAGCGTTCAGGACTGGGCAGACGACGCCATCCACCTCGCGAGTCATTTCGTACAGGTCGGCCGCTCAGCCACCCTCAAGCACACGATTGTGTCGCTTGGCGGCAAGGTTGTTCGCGTCAACCCGTCAGTGCACTTGTCAGGCGAAGGCGCCGACGGCGAGCTCTACGGTCTCTATTTTGCGGATGCAGGACAACACCTCGAGCAGCGTGTGTACCTTCACCACGAAGCAGCGCAGACTCGCGGCCGCGTGAACTACAAGGGTGCCCTTCAGGGTGCCGGAGCGCGCACGGTTTGGGTCGGAGATGTCCTGATCGGCCCTCACGCGGCCGGAACGGATAGCTACGAACAGAACCGCAACCTCGTCTTGACCGAAGGAACTCGCGCAGACTCGATCCCGAACCTTGAGATTGAGACTGGCGACATCCAGGGTGCTGGCCACGCTAGCGCTACTGGTCGCTTCGACGACGAGCAGCTGTTCTATCTGCAGGCTCGCGGTATTTCCGAAGCAGAAGCTCGACGTCTCGTCGTCATCGGCTTCCTCTCTGAGATCGTGCAGAAGGTCGGCGATGAGCAGCTCGAAGCTCGACTACACATCGCTATCGAAGCGGAGCTGGAAGGAACCATCTCGTGA
- a CDS encoding non-heme iron oxygenase ferredoxin subunit, translated as MTAQRVCGIDELETNKAYRVELDGTAICVVKDSAGDVHAIGDTCTHGDISLAEGFVEDGAIECWAHGSLFSLDTGKPLSLPAYEPVPVFVVKIDDDGGVHIDPEDTVAIES; from the coding sequence GTGACCGCTCAGCGCGTCTGCGGTATCGATGAACTCGAAACCAACAAGGCCTACCGCGTGGAACTAGACGGCACCGCAATCTGTGTCGTCAAAGATTCTGCTGGCGATGTCCACGCGATTGGCGACACGTGCACGCACGGCGACATTTCGCTTGCGGAGGGTTTTGTCGAAGACGGCGCTATTGAGTGCTGGGCTCACGGCTCGCTCTTCTCGCTTGACACCGGTAAGCCCCTGAGCTTGCCCGCCTATGAACCTGTACCGGTCTTTGTAGTGAAGATCGACGACGACGGAGGGGTACACATCGACCCCGAGGACACCGTCGCCATCGAGAGCTAA
- a CDS encoding heme A synthase gives MNAVIARLPQSVDARVRFFAVTSLVIQILIVATGGAVRLTGSGLGCPTWPLCTDASLIATPEMGVHGAIEFGNRLLSIIVGFVAILMVLMVLRIRRERRDLMSLALLILGGTVLQGLIGGLSVRVQLDPSIVGVHYAISAILVAVSAALVYRVWTGLRGSQLEVSRPIVILTHVTSLLVALTIAAGILTTGAGPHAGDDGTARNGLDAGILQHVHSWPGYALLAATLALVIVLAKGGHRRIMDFAIILLVLEAVQATVGIIQSRSGLPILLVGSHMVIACTIAAAMTAVVLSLRPSADQRAAKTDKALAGE, from the coding sequence GTGAACGCCGTCATCGCACGATTACCCCAATCTGTAGACGCTCGCGTGAGATTTTTTGCGGTGACGTCGCTTGTCATCCAGATACTGATTGTCGCGACAGGCGGGGCCGTTCGATTGACCGGTTCAGGGCTCGGATGCCCCACTTGGCCGCTGTGCACTGATGCATCGCTCATCGCGACTCCCGAAATGGGCGTTCACGGTGCTATCGAGTTCGGCAATCGACTGCTGTCGATCATCGTCGGGTTCGTTGCCATTCTGATGGTGCTTATGGTCCTGCGAATCCGCCGTGAACGTCGCGATCTGATGTCGCTCGCTCTTCTGATCCTGGGAGGTACCGTTCTCCAGGGACTCATCGGTGGGCTTTCCGTACGCGTTCAGCTCGACCCCAGCATCGTGGGTGTCCACTACGCGATCTCGGCGATCCTTGTCGCGGTGAGCGCGGCCCTCGTCTACCGAGTCTGGACCGGATTGCGCGGGAGCCAACTCGAGGTGTCTCGACCCATCGTGATCCTGACCCACGTGACTAGTCTGCTTGTTGCGCTCACGATCGCCGCAGGCATTCTCACGACAGGAGCTGGACCGCACGCGGGTGACGACGGCACAGCGCGCAATGGTTTGGATGCGGGCATCCTGCAGCACGTACATAGCTGGCCTGGCTACGCGCTACTCGCTGCGACCCTCGCGCTGGTTATTGTGCTTGCCAAAGGCGGCCACCGTCGGATCATGGACTTCGCAATCATTTTGCTTGTGCTCGAAGCTGTTCAGGCAACGGTTGGGATTATCCAATCGCGCAGCGGCCTACCAATCCTGTTGGTCGGCAGCCATATGGTTATCGCCTGCACTATTGCTGCGGCAATGACGGCGGTCGTGCTGTCACTTCGTCCGAGCGCCGATCAGCGTGCAGCGAAAACGGACAAAGCACTCGCTGGAGAGTAG
- the sufB gene encoding Fe-S cluster assembly protein SufB, which yields MSDVLIDRPELNGMGQYEFGWADSDVAGASARRGINEEVVRDISTLKNEPESMLKLRLKGLELFGRKPMPKWGADLSGIDFDNIKYFVRSTEKQAQTWEDLPADIRDTYEKLGIPEAERNRLVSGVAAQYESEVVFHSINAELEAKGVIFMDTDTALREHPEFFEEYFGTVIPAGDNKFAALNTAVWSGGSFVYVPKGVHVEIPLQAYFRINTENMGQFERTLIIADEGSYVHYIEGCTAPIYKSDSLHSAVVEIIVKKDARVRYTTIQNWSNNVYNLVTKRAIAHEGATMEWIDGNIGSKVTMKYPSIYLVGEHAKGETLSVAFAGPGQHQDAGAKMIHMAPYTTSSIVSKSVARGGGRAGYRGEVRVDEKAHHSANTVRCDALLVDTISRSDTYPSIDIRVDDVQLGHEATVSKVSAEQLFYLQSRGMEEDEAMAMIVRGFIEPIARELPMEYAFELNKLIELSMEGSVG from the coding sequence ATGTCCGACGTGCTGATCGATCGTCCGGAACTCAATGGCATGGGCCAGTATGAGTTTGGCTGGGCTGACTCCGACGTTGCGGGAGCCTCTGCGCGACGGGGCATCAACGAAGAGGTCGTTCGCGACATCTCTACGCTTAAGAATGAGCCCGAATCTATGCTCAAATTGCGTCTCAAGGGCCTTGAGCTGTTCGGTCGCAAACCGATGCCGAAGTGGGGCGCCGACTTGTCGGGCATCGACTTCGACAACATCAAATACTTTGTGCGCTCCACTGAAAAGCAGGCGCAGACGTGGGAAGACCTTCCCGCCGATATTCGCGATACTTACGAGAAGCTGGGTATTCCGGAGGCTGAGCGCAACCGTCTGGTTTCCGGCGTTGCTGCACAGTATGAGTCGGAGGTTGTCTTCCACTCGATCAACGCCGAGCTTGAAGCCAAGGGCGTCATTTTCATGGACACCGACACGGCACTGCGCGAGCACCCCGAGTTCTTTGAGGAGTACTTCGGCACTGTGATTCCCGCCGGCGACAACAAGTTCGCTGCGCTGAACACCGCGGTGTGGTCGGGTGGTTCCTTTGTTTACGTGCCCAAGGGCGTCCACGTTGAGATCCCGCTTCAGGCCTACTTCCGCATCAACACGGAGAACATGGGCCAGTTCGAACGCACTCTGATCATCGCTGATGAAGGTTCGTACGTTCACTACATCGAGGGTTGCACCGCTCCGATCTACAAGTCGGACTCCCTGCACTCTGCGGTTGTCGAAATTATCGTGAAGAAGGACGCTCGCGTTCGCTACACGACGATTCAAAACTGGTCGAACAACGTATACAACCTCGTCACCAAGCGTGCGATCGCTCACGAGGGCGCAACCATGGAGTGGATCGACGGAAACATCGGCTCCAAGGTCACGATGAAGTACCCGTCGATCTACCTGGTGGGGGAGCACGCCAAGGGCGAAACCCTTTCGGTTGCCTTCGCGGGCCCCGGTCAGCACCAAGACGCCGGAGCCAAGATGATCCACATGGCGCCGTACACGACCTCATCGATCGTCTCGAAGTCTGTCGCCCGTGGTGGCGGTCGCGCTGGTTACCGTGGAGAAGTCCGCGTTGACGAGAAGGCCCATCACTCAGCAAACACTGTTCGTTGTGATGCGCTGTTGGTCGACACCATTTCGCGCTCTGATACGTATCCGTCGATTGACATCCGAGTGGATGACGTTCAGCTCGGCCACGAAGCAACGGTTTCTAAGGTCAGCGCTGAGCAGCTCTTCTACCTTCAGTCGCGCGGCATGGAAGAGGATGAGGCGATGGCGATGATCGTACGAGGCTTCATCGAACCCATCGCGCGCGAACTGCCCATGGAGTACGCCTTCGAACTCAATAAGCTCATTGAACTGAGCATGGAAGGATCCGTCGGCTAA
- the tal gene encoding transaldolase, with protein sequence MTNETPTAALSGLGVSIWLDDLSRERINSGGLQSLIASRNVVGVTTNPTIFATALAKGEAYDEQVASLAATGTSVTDAVFEITTDDVAAASDIFRPVYDATEGRDGRVSIEVEPGLAHDAAGTIAQAQQLWAKVARENAMIKIPATVEGLEAITETIGAGISVNVTLIFSLARHREVIEAYLTGLEKAKAAGHDLSKIHSVASFFVSRVDTEIDKRLDAIGTDDAKALKSKAGIANARLAYQVYENAFATERAQTLIAAGANKQRPLWASTGVKDQRLPDTLYVTELAVGETVNTMPEKTLEATFDHGVIEGEQVTANYDAANFTLDALASLGISYDEVTALLEKEGVEKFIVSWNELLDTVSAALEAAK encoded by the coding sequence ATGACTAACGAAACACCCACCGCAGCGCTCTCAGGCCTCGGCGTAAGCATCTGGCTGGATGACCTGTCGCGCGAGCGCATCAACTCGGGCGGCCTCCAGTCGCTCATTGCTTCGCGCAATGTCGTCGGCGTTACTACGAACCCGACCATTTTTGCCACTGCGTTGGCAAAGGGCGAGGCGTACGACGAGCAGGTAGCGTCGCTCGCCGCTACCGGCACGAGCGTCACTGATGCCGTGTTCGAGATCACGACAGATGATGTTGCCGCTGCCAGTGACATCTTCCGCCCGGTGTACGACGCCACTGAGGGCCGCGATGGCCGCGTCTCCATCGAGGTTGAACCTGGACTGGCCCATGATGCTGCAGGCACGATTGCGCAGGCTCAGCAGCTCTGGGCCAAGGTTGCTCGCGAGAACGCGATGATTAAGATTCCCGCGACCGTAGAAGGCCTCGAGGCAATCACTGAAACGATCGGCGCTGGAATCAGCGTCAACGTCACTTTGATCTTCAGCTTGGCGCGTCACCGCGAAGTTATCGAGGCTTACCTCACTGGTTTGGAAAAGGCGAAGGCCGCCGGCCACGACCTTTCGAAGATTCACTCGGTCGCATCGTTCTTCGTCTCGCGCGTCGACACCGAGATCGACAAGCGTCTTGACGCGATCGGTACGGATGACGCCAAGGCCCTCAAGAGCAAGGCGGGCATTGCGAACGCTCGCCTCGCTTACCAGGTCTACGAAAACGCATTCGCTACAGAGCGCGCTCAGACTCTCATCGCTGCTGGAGCAAACAAGCAGCGTCCGTTGTGGGCCTCCACCGGTGTTAAAGACCAAAGACTGCCCGACACGCTCTACGTCACCGAGCTTGCTGTCGGCGAGACGGTGAACACCATGCCTGAGAAGACGCTTGAAGCGACCTTCGATCACGGTGTCATCGAAGGCGAGCAGGTGACCGCAAACTACGACGCTGCGAACTTTACGCTCGACGCACTCGCTTCACTCGGCATTTCGTACGACGAGGTGACCGCGCTGCTCGAGAAGGAAGGCGTTGAGAAGTTCATCGTCTCGTGGAACGAACTGCTCGACACCGTGTCTGCTGCTCTCGAGGCAGCAAAATGA
- a CDS encoding metal-sulfur cluster assembly factor produces MSTVLAPALFDEVEEALKDVVDPELGVNIVDLGLIYDLSWDPENNALIISMTLTSAGCPLTDVIEEQIAQSLDNVVEAFRINWVWMPPWGPEKITDDGRDMMRALGFSI; encoded by the coding sequence ATGTCTACTGTTTTGGCGCCCGCCCTTTTCGACGAGGTCGAAGAGGCTCTCAAAGATGTTGTAGACCCTGAGCTCGGGGTCAACATTGTTGACCTCGGACTCATCTACGACCTCAGCTGGGATCCCGAGAACAACGCTCTGATTATCAGCATGACGCTGACCTCAGCTGGTTGCCCGTTGACCGACGTTATCGAGGAGCAGATTGCACAGTCTCTCGACAATGTCGTAGAAGCGTTCCGCATTAACTGGGTGTGGATGCCGCCGTGGGGTCCTGAGAAGATTACTGACGACGGTCGCGACATGATGCGGGCTCTCGGCTTCTCGATCTAG